A single window of Rana temporaria chromosome 1, aRanTem1.1, whole genome shotgun sequence DNA harbors:
- the LOC120946546 gene encoding olfactory receptor 6B1-like, whose translation MNMEGMNSTQVTVFFLLQLWDSPAGRIIFIMMFTIIYVLTVSGNLIIIIICMFEKNLHTPMYYFLSHLAALEICYISVTVPKMVHSSVTGNSSISFVACLTQLYFFGSLGSTECFLLAIMAYDRFLAVCKPLHYHSLMTSRICNCLVSCCWSTGFISTMFSILFISALQFCGPDHIQHFFCDITPLLRLACTNVHHTELFIFLLASLILVGSCIITLLSYFRILTTVLAISSGMARKKASSTFTSHLTVVTVYYSTMIFVYVRPTTSGFSGFNKILAVLYTILTPLLNPFIYSLRNKEVQAALKKLKNRAILYIDGFSLFSKKKISKDFNQFSIVNHLLI comes from the coding sequence ATGAATATGGAAGGTATGAACAGCACCCAAGTCACAGTTTTCTTCCTCCTTCAACTTTGGGACTCCCCTGCTGGACGCATTATTTTCATTATGATGTTTACTATTATTTATGTCCTAACAGTCTCTGGAAACCTCATTATCATCATTATCTGCATGTTTGAGAAGAATCTTCACACGCCAATGTATTATTTCCTTAGCCATCTTGCTGCTTTGGAAATATGTTACATTTCTGTCACTGTTCCCAAAATGGTTCACAGTTCAGTGACAGGCAACAGCTCTATTTCATTTGTAGCTTGCCTTACCCAACTGTACTTTTTTGGATCACTTGGGTCCACAGAATGTTTTTTACTTGCTATAATGGCTTATGATAGGTTTTTAGCAGTTTGTAAACCATTACATTATCACTCTCTCATGACCTCCAGGATATGTAACTGCTTGGTGAGTTGTTGTTGGTCAACAGGTTTCATATCTACTATGTTCTCTATTCTTTTCATCTCTGCATTGCAGTTTTGTGGTCCTGACCATATACAACATTTCTTCTGTGACATCACACCACTCCTCAGACTGGCGTGCACCAATGTACATCATACAGAGTTGTTTATCTTCCTCCTGGCTTCTCTCATACTGGTGGGATCCTGTATCATCACCTTGCTATCGTACTTCAGAATACTCACCACTGTACTGGCTATATCTTCAGGAATGGCAAGGAAAAAAGCTAGTTCAACATTTACATCGCACCTTACTGTAGTTACAGTCTACTATAGTACAATGATCTTTGTCTATGTACGACCAACTACTAGCGGATTCTCTGGTTTCAACAAGATTCTGGCTGTGCTTTACACAATCTTAACTCCATTGCTTAATCCTTTTATTTATTCCTTAAGAAACAAAGAAGTGCAGGCAGCTCTTAAAAAATTAAAGAATAGGGCAATCTTATATATAGATGGCTTTTCtctgttcagtaaaaaaaaaataagtaaggaTTTCAACCAGTTCAGTATAGTCAATCATCTATTGATTTAA
- the LOC120924873 gene encoding olfactory receptor 5V1-like, which yields MANKTAWFIEFTLLGLTENAKNQVILFGFFMIVYVITILGNSLMVITITLSTTLHTPMYFFLRNLSVVDICYTTSTVPKLLSNFLMAKKQISFFGCVAQLYSFISFGGVECVLLAAMAGDRYVAICMPLIYSKVMSWKTCMIMATTCWIIGLVNSLAHTVFTFRLPFCKSKAINHFFCDIPPLLALSCADTSINEIVVYTAGGSVIFGSFLLTIMSYVLIVRTILKIKTASGRFKAFSTCASHLAVVTLYFGTIVFTYIRPTSTYSLDQDRVVPVLYGIIIPMLNPIIYSFRNKDVHGAIKKVILRRHQIATEREPN from the coding sequence ATGGCAAACAAGACAGCATGGTTTATTGAATTCACACTGCTAGGATTGACTGAAAATGCTAAGAATCAGGTTATCTTGTTTGGGTTCTTCATGATAGTTTATGTCATCACAATTCTAGGAAATTCTCTGATGGTCATCACAATCACACTATCCACAACTCTTCATACTCCAATGTACTTCTTTCTGCGAAATCTCTCTGTTGTTGATATATGCTATACCACCTCCACAGTCCCAAAGCTGTTGTCAAATTTTTTAATGGCCAAAAAACAAATTTCCTTTTTTGGCTGTGTGGCCCAGCTTTATTCTTTTATATCATTTGGAGGAGTTGAATGCGTTTTGCTAGCTGCTATGGCAGGCGATCGCTATGTGGCTATATGCATGCCCCTAATTTATTCTAAAGTAATGAGCTGGAAGACATGTATGATCATGGCTACCACATGTTGGATAATTGGTCTGGTAAATTCTCTTGCCCATACTGTATTCACATTTCGGCTACCATTCTGCAAATCTAAAGCTATAAACCACTTTTTCTGTGATATCCCACCACTTCTGGCCTTGTCTTGCGCTGATACATCCATTAATGAAATTGTGGTGTACACTGCTGGAGGGTCTGTGATCTTTGGGTCATTTTTGTTAACTATTATGTCATATGTTCTTATTGTTAGAACAATTTTAAAAATTAAGACAGCCTCAGGAAGATTTAAAGCATTTTCAACTTGTGCCTCTCATTTGGCAGTTGTGACACTTTATTTTGGAACAATTGTCTTCACATATATACGTCCTACATCTACTTATTCTCTTGACCAGGACAGGGTTGTTCCAGTTCTGTATGGGATTATTATTCCTATGCTAAACCCAATCATATATAGCTTTAGAAACAAAGATGTGCATGGagcaataaaaaaagtaattttaagaaGACACCAGATAGCTACAGAAAGAGAACCAAACTAA